One Agrobacterium vaccinii DNA window includes the following coding sequences:
- a CDS encoding RluA family pseudouridine synthase: MNDPFKQGGDARKVLIAGEDAEGRLDAWLAAEVGGDLSRSRIKALIEQGAVFLNEKPITEPKKKVHPGDRIEITMPEPEDPEPKGEDIPLEVEYEDEDLIVLLKPPGLVVHPGAGNWTGTLVNALIHHCGDSLSGIGGVKRPGIVHRLDKETSGVMVVAKNDNAHRHLAAQFADHGRTGPLERAYKAIVWGRPKTLRGTIDAPLGRGADRTKRAVKNEDSNDAREAITHYEVIERYHEKPDATCLASLVECRLETGRTHQIRVHMAHIGHPLIGDPEYGAAFRTKANLLPDDARDVVNLFPRQALHAYLLAFEHPRTGEVMEFETDMPDDMDALAVVLRA, translated from the coding sequence ATGAACGACCCCTTTAAACAAGGCGGAGACGCAAGGAAAGTCCTGATTGCCGGGGAAGATGCCGAAGGACGCCTCGATGCATGGCTGGCAGCCGAAGTCGGTGGCGATCTGTCGCGCAGCCGCATCAAGGCGTTGATCGAGCAGGGCGCGGTTTTTCTGAATGAGAAGCCTATCACCGAGCCGAAGAAGAAGGTGCATCCGGGCGACCGCATCGAGATCACCATGCCGGAGCCGGAAGACCCGGAACCCAAGGGTGAGGATATTCCGCTCGAGGTGGAATATGAAGACGAAGACCTCATCGTGCTTTTGAAGCCGCCTGGCCTCGTCGTGCATCCCGGTGCCGGTAACTGGACCGGAACGCTGGTCAATGCGCTGATCCACCATTGCGGTGATAGTCTTTCCGGCATTGGCGGCGTCAAGCGCCCCGGCATCGTGCACCGTCTGGACAAGGAAACCAGCGGCGTGATGGTGGTTGCCAAGAACGACAATGCCCACCGGCATCTGGCTGCGCAATTTGCCGACCACGGTCGCACGGGGCCGCTAGAGCGCGCCTATAAAGCCATCGTCTGGGGGCGTCCGAAAACCTTGCGCGGCACCATCGATGCGCCGCTTGGCCGCGGTGCCGACCGCACCAAGCGTGCGGTGAAAAACGAAGACTCCAACGACGCGCGCGAGGCGATTACGCATTACGAGGTGATCGAGCGCTATCACGAAAAGCCGGATGCGACGTGCCTTGCCTCGCTGGTGGAATGCCGGCTTGAAACAGGCCGCACCCATCAGATCCGCGTTCATATGGCCCATATCGGCCACCCGCTGATCGGTGACCCGGAATATGGCGCGGCCTTCCGAACCAAGGCCAACCTTCTGCCGGATGATGCCAGAGATGTGGTCAACCTGTTTCCGCGCCAGGCCCTGCATGCCTACTTGCTCGCATTCGAACATCCCCGCACCGGTGAGGTGATGGAGTTCGAGACGGATATGCCTGACGATATGGATGCCCTGGCGGTCGTTCTGCGCGCCTGA
- a CDS encoding DUF2218 domain-containing protein, whose translation MLLSAQTSVVLPDPAAIVDAFHEHFAEYMTMTREGQALHFEADYGNGTFDAEDGRFAARINCVSENVLLSVKAMVAEHIVEFTGDTSLDFRWEGHGSDMREMPNLFSGRVVRAYNLTPKMRRVVIAIDKGIERLMNGGLHVRILILRDQTRTPVWPHLSKTGAIVWAKGEDEQARRVYTIRSGDVARGEIDLDFVMHEGDDMPGAHFGATAAAGDIVGIVGPGGEMPDAETYVFAGDETALPVMLRMAEDMPAGKKLTVYAEIDNENERQNIYSKSDMNWNWLYRNGQAAGTAGLLAQALRAHSWSGSEGLHVFVGCEKGEARIVKKMLAEDAKLPKTAFVTAGYWVKGANNDDH comes from the coding sequence GTGCTTCTGTCTGCGCAAACATCTGTCGTTCTTCCCGATCCAGCTGCCATCGTCGATGCGTTCCACGAGCATTTTGCCGAGTATATGACGATGACCCGCGAGGGGCAGGCGTTGCACTTCGAGGCGGATTACGGCAACGGCACGTTCGATGCGGAAGACGGACGTTTCGCAGCACGGATCAACTGTGTTTCTGAAAATGTGCTGCTCTCCGTCAAGGCCATGGTGGCAGAACATATCGTCGAGTTTACTGGCGATACGTCGCTGGACTTCCGCTGGGAAGGCCATGGCTCTGACATGCGCGAGATGCCCAATCTCTTCAGCGGTCGGGTGGTGCGGGCCTACAATTTGACCCCGAAAATGCGCCGCGTGGTGATTGCCATCGATAAGGGCATCGAGCGCCTGATGAATGGCGGTCTGCATGTCCGTATTCTCATCCTGCGCGATCAAACCCGTACGCCAGTCTGGCCGCATCTGTCGAAGACCGGTGCCATTGTCTGGGCAAAGGGCGAGGATGAGCAGGCCCGGCGCGTCTATACCATCCGCTCCGGCGATGTCGCGCGTGGGGAAATCGATCTCGATTTCGTCATGCATGAGGGTGACGATATGCCGGGTGCGCATTTTGGCGCGACGGCTGCCGCAGGCGATATCGTTGGCATCGTCGGCCCCGGCGGCGAAATGCCGGATGCGGAGACTTACGTTTTTGCCGGTGATGAGACCGCGCTACCGGTCATGCTGCGTATGGCCGAGGATATGCCAGCGGGTAAAAAACTGACGGTCTACGCCGAAATCGACAATGAAAACGAACGGCAGAATATTTACTCCAAATCTGACATGAACTGGAACTGGCTCTATCGCAACGGTCAAGCCGCTGGAACGGCGGGTTTGCTGGCGCAGGCGCTGCGCGCGCATTCATGGTCGGGTTCTGAAGGACTGCATGTTTTCGTTGGCTGCGAGAAGGGCGAAGCCCGCATCGTCAAGAAAATGCTGGCCGAAGACGCGAAGCTTCCGAAGACGGCATTCGTGACGGCTGGTTACTGGGTGAAGGGTGCCAATAATGACGACCACTAA
- a CDS encoding heme ABC transporter ATP-binding protein: MISTRGVTVTRSGRRLLDDVSIKLSPGTFSVIIGPNGAGKSTLMKVLSGEMRADTGAVAYGTVDVGLFKPAQLARLRAVLPQSTVLSFPFTALEIVRMGAVAQGSFQPEEQARAALAKVGLSGFEGRAYNMLSGGEQQRVQFARALAQVPQAVENGEAKALLLDEPTSSLDLGHQISVLETARDFAKNGGTVLAVLHDLNLAAEFADQLIVMHRGRITACGPSRETINDETIARVYGIGGTVGRIPAGHVPYVLPQSRHR, from the coding sequence ATGATTTCCACGCGTGGTGTTACCGTCACGAGATCCGGCCGCCGTTTGCTGGACGATGTCTCCATCAAGCTTTCGCCGGGCACGTTCAGCGTCATTATCGGTCCCAACGGGGCTGGAAAATCAACGCTGATGAAGGTGCTCTCAGGCGAAATGCGTGCAGATACGGGCGCCGTTGCCTATGGTACTGTCGATGTCGGACTGTTCAAACCGGCCCAGCTTGCCCGACTACGGGCCGTGTTGCCGCAAAGCACGGTGCTGTCGTTTCCCTTCACAGCGCTGGAAATCGTGCGCATGGGTGCCGTGGCGCAGGGGTCTTTTCAGCCGGAAGAGCAGGCGAGGGCGGCACTCGCCAAGGTTGGCTTGAGCGGTTTCGAGGGGCGAGCCTACAACATGCTGTCGGGCGGGGAGCAGCAGCGCGTCCAGTTCGCGCGTGCGCTTGCGCAAGTGCCGCAGGCCGTCGAGAACGGGGAGGCGAAGGCGCTTCTGCTGGACGAGCCGACATCGAGCCTCGACCTCGGTCACCAGATTTCCGTGCTGGAAACCGCGCGGGACTTTGCGAAAAACGGCGGCACGGTGCTGGCCGTTCTGCACGATCTCAATCTCGCGGCGGAATTTGCAGATCAACTTATCGTCATGCACCGCGGCAGAATTACCGCCTGCGGTCCCTCGCGCGAAACGATCAACGACGAGACGATTGCGCGGGTTTATGGCATTGGCGGCACCGTGGGCCGCATACCCGCTGGGCACGTACCCTATGTGCTGCCGCAATCACGCCACCGGTAA
- a CDS encoding TrmH family RNA methyltransferase, protein MPVDLPDIRTFIPITQADDPRIADFRDVKERDLTGRQGRFIVEGTVVLRMLAAAHKAGGDFAAESILILENRLAGIADILDAFPADVPVYVAKAEVLDAIVGFHLHRGILAIGKRTSENDLTANIRQLPDTSLVLVGCGISNHDNLGAMFRNAAAFYADAVFMDTTCCDPLYRKSLRVSVGSVLSVPYHRGGSAVGMLETLATEGFDIWSLSPAGTAEIRDIPASARMALVIGTEGDGLPQDVLSRFHTARIAQSPQLDSLNAGTASGLALYQMASAMGRI, encoded by the coding sequence ATGCCCGTTGATTTGCCTGATATCAGAACCTTTATCCCGATAACGCAGGCCGACGATCCGCGCATCGCCGATTTCCGTGATGTGAAGGAGCGCGACCTGACCGGCAGGCAGGGCCGCTTCATCGTCGAAGGCACGGTCGTTCTGCGCATGCTGGCCGCAGCGCACAAAGCTGGCGGCGACTTCGCGGCTGAAAGTATCCTTATCCTCGAGAACCGTCTGGCAGGCATCGCCGACATTCTCGATGCCTTCCCGGCTGATGTGCCGGTCTATGTGGCGAAGGCCGAGGTGCTGGATGCCATCGTCGGGTTCCACCTGCACAGGGGCATTCTGGCGATCGGAAAGCGGACAAGCGAAAACGACCTGACGGCGAACATCCGGCAATTGCCTGACACCTCGCTCGTGCTGGTTGGCTGTGGCATTTCCAATCATGATAATCTCGGCGCCATGTTTCGCAACGCCGCCGCTTTTTACGCCGATGCGGTGTTCATGGACACCACCTGCTGCGATCCGCTCTATCGCAAGTCCCTGCGCGTCTCGGTCGGCTCGGTCTTATCGGTCCCATACCATCGCGGCGGAAGCGCCGTTGGCATGCTGGAAACGCTGGCGACTGAAGGCTTCGATATCTGGAGCCTTTCCCCGGCGGGCACTGCGGAAATCCGCGATATACCCGCATCGGCCAGAATGGCGCTCGTCATCGGCACCGAGGGGGACGGACTGCCGCAGGACGTGCTGTCCCGCTTCCACACCGCCCGCATCGCCCAGTCGCCGCAACTCGATAGCTTGAATGCCGGAACGGCGTCGGGGCTGGCGCTCTATCAGATGGCAAGCGCCATGGGCCGCATCTGA
- a CDS encoding transglycosylase SLT domain-containing protein produces MRGVFVVVFLLTVLAGCATAPSQITNACAIFEQRNGMFNNWKKDAQAAEREFGVPVPVMMATIYTESSFQPYARPPRNKLFGFIPWGRKSTAYGYAQALDGTWKVYQRETGRWNASRTDFTDAIHFVGWYHAKSNRQNGIALNDPYNLYLAYYSGHAGYSNGVWRNNRAIQQAARRSANMAIRYEKQLQDCGYR; encoded by the coding sequence ATGCGTGGCGTATTTGTCGTCGTTTTTCTTTTGACTGTTCTGGCTGGCTGCGCGACGGCTCCGTCGCAGATCACCAATGCTTGTGCGATCTTTGAACAGCGAAACGGCATGTTCAACAACTGGAAAAAAGATGCGCAGGCGGCAGAGCGGGAGTTCGGCGTGCCGGTGCCGGTTATGATGGCCACCATCTACACCGAATCCAGCTTCCAGCCCTATGCCCGCCCGCCGCGCAACAAGCTCTTCGGCTTCATTCCCTGGGGGCGTAAATCCACCGCCTATGGCTATGCCCAGGCGCTGGATGGCACGTGGAAGGTCTATCAGCGCGAGACAGGCCGCTGGAACGCCAGCCGCACGGATTTCACCGACGCCATCCACTTCGTCGGCTGGTACCACGCGAAGAGCAACCGCCAGAACGGCATCGCGCTGAACGATCCTTACAATCTTTATCTCGCCTATTATTCCGGCCACGCGGGCTATTCGAACGGAGTGTGGCGCAACAACCGAGCCATCCAACAGGCCGCCCGCCGCTCCGCCAATATGGCCATCCGCTACGAGAAGCAGTTGCAGGATTGCGGGTACCGGTAA
- a CDS encoding VOC family protein, with protein sequence MAKLIHSMVRVLDEKRSVGFYNQVFGLEIAERFEFETFTLVYLSNAEGDFELELTINKGREVPYALGDGYGHIAVSVEDVDAEHARLTALGLSVGKIVNTEYKGTPFAKYFFICDPDGYKIEVLERGNRFK encoded by the coding sequence ATGGCCAAACTTATTCACTCTATGGTCCGGGTGCTGGACGAAAAGCGTTCGGTGGGTTTTTACAATCAGGTTTTCGGTCTGGAGATCGCGGAGCGTTTCGAGTTCGAAACCTTCACGCTGGTCTATCTCAGCAATGCCGAAGGTGATTTCGAGCTTGAGCTGACGATCAACAAGGGCCGCGAAGTGCCTTATGCATTGGGCGATGGCTATGGCCATATTGCTGTGAGCGTCGAAGACGTGGATGCCGAGCATGCGCGGCTGACGGCGCTTGGCCTTTCGGTCGGCAAGATCGTCAACACTGAATACAAAGGCACGCCTTTCGCGAAATACTTCTTCATCTGCGACCCGGATGGGTACAAGATTGAAGTGCTGGAACGCGGCAATCGCTTCAAATAA
- a CDS encoding class I SAM-dependent methyltransferase yields MNVNDRKFIFHDLQKIEGYIDPPDALVFTSLLHAQQKKSLKGGVAEIGVFYGRSYFLLRKAIGNDGDVLAVDLFDLNDADGECRQYERFLDNGKRLDLKVDENLVIKGDSTQLTPDQILEKVGRVRFFSVDGGHMLHHVLADSRLAMDVLADHGIIAFDDTFNPQWPEVTVGVADFLRQHGDHFSAFCMTKYKTYVCRREYHDYYEKVVTQAPELLAFEHVETEFLGAKVTRLHNPMGRRMIYELMIRSGLTNFSERIYR; encoded by the coding sequence ATGAACGTGAATGACCGTAAATTCATCTTTCATGACCTACAAAAAATCGAAGGTTATATTGATCCTCCCGATGCTCTTGTTTTTACGTCGCTACTCCATGCTCAGCAGAAAAAGTCACTGAAAGGAGGAGTTGCCGAGATCGGTGTCTTCTATGGCCGTTCTTACTTTCTCCTTCGCAAGGCCATAGGCAATGATGGCGATGTGCTGGCGGTTGATTTGTTCGACCTCAACGACGCCGATGGCGAATGCCGCCAATACGAGCGTTTTCTGGACAACGGTAAACGTCTTGACCTGAAGGTCGATGAAAACCTTGTGATCAAGGGCGACAGCACGCAATTGACGCCGGACCAGATTCTGGAGAAGGTTGGCAGGGTCCGATTTTTCAGCGTCGATGGCGGCCATATGCTGCATCACGTTCTGGCTGACAGCAGGCTGGCGATGGATGTTCTGGCCGATCATGGCATTATCGCATTTGACGATACGTTCAATCCGCAATGGCCTGAAGTTACCGTTGGTGTCGCGGACTTCCTTCGCCAACACGGTGATCACTTCAGTGCCTTTTGCATGACGAAATACAAGACCTATGTGTGTCGCCGCGAATATCACGACTACTATGAAAAGGTGGTCACACAGGCGCCGGAACTGCTTGCTTTCGAGCATGTGGAAACGGAGTTTCTGGGTGCAAAGGTCACGCGGCTACACAATCCCATGGGTCGTCGCATGATCTACGAGTTGATGATCCGGTCCGGCCTCACGAATTTTTCGGAACGAATTTATCGCTGA
- a CDS encoding alpha/beta hydrolase, translated as MSKDSYIHKARAGAPGRPAFFVFHGTGGDENQFFDFGARLLPNATVISPRGDVAEFGAARFFRRTAEGVYDMADLDRATQQMAAFVTANRDYHESGLVLGLGFSNGANILANVLIEFPDLFDAAVLMHPLIPFDPKPAPAPDSRRVLITAGERDPICPMPLTNRLANYFKAQGGEVEMEWHAGGHDIRGNEIEEAKVFLAPYM; from the coding sequence ATGAGCAAGGATAGCTACATTCACAAGGCCCGCGCCGGGGCGCCGGGCCGGCCCGCTTTTTTCGTCTTTCACGGCACGGGCGGCGATGAAAATCAGTTCTTCGATTTCGGTGCCCGCCTGTTGCCGAACGCGACTGTCATATCGCCCCGGGGCGATGTCGCAGAGTTCGGTGCAGCGCGCTTTTTCCGCCGAACGGCGGAAGGCGTCTATGACATGGCCGACCTCGATCGTGCCACGCAGCAGATGGCAGCCTTCGTGACGGCCAACCGCGATTATCACGAGTCGGGTCTTGTGCTGGGCCTCGGCTTCTCCAACGGTGCGAATATTCTGGCGAACGTCCTGATCGAATTCCCTGACCTGTTCGACGCAGCGGTGTTGATGCACCCACTCATTCCGTTCGACCCGAAGCCCGCGCCAGCGCCAGACTCTCGCCGGGTGCTGATAACGGCAGGGGAACGTGATCCGATCTGCCCGATGCCGTTGACCAATCGTCTGGCGAATTATTTCAAGGCACAGGGCGGTGAAGTTGAGATGGAATGGCACGCTGGTGGTCATGACATTCGCGGGAATGAAATTGAAGAGGCGAAGGTGTTTCTGGCACCTTACATGTAA
- a CDS encoding FecCD family ABC transporter permease, translated as MSAAVVSQGAGPIAGDRSRKGAVTIVALVSVLVFACFVSLASGPTGVGLHELWLYFTGHADTMDARDRVILEAVRLPRTGLGLMIGAGLAVSGAMMQGLFRNPLADPGLIGITSGAALFAVAALALGGGMLAPIALFFGAHFLPLMAFFGGLINTLLLYLIATRNGSTSTTVLVLAGIAIAALSAALMGLMMFVADDRALRDITFWSLGSLGGATSLKIWTTLPFFLLLLASIPFVSKGLDALILGDAVAFHMGIPVQRLKRVVIVAVAAACGASVAAAGSIGFVGIVVPHLLRLVIGSSHRFLLPASAIGGAALLLLADSFARTVAAPAELPIGVVTALIGAPVFLFLLLGRDNGLGLRNVS; from the coding sequence ATGAGTGCCGCAGTGGTGAGCCAGGGCGCGGGTCCCATAGCAGGAGACCGTTCTCGCAAGGGTGCCGTCACGATTGTTGCACTCGTTTCGGTTCTGGTCTTTGCCTGCTTCGTCTCTCTGGCCAGCGGTCCGACGGGTGTGGGGCTGCATGAACTCTGGCTCTATTTTACTGGACATGCCGATACCATGGATGCGCGCGACCGGGTGATCCTTGAGGCCGTGCGCCTGCCACGCACGGGTCTCGGCCTGATGATCGGGGCCGGGCTTGCCGTCTCGGGTGCCATGATGCAGGGGCTGTTTCGCAACCCGCTGGCCGATCCCGGCCTGATCGGCATCACGTCGGGGGCTGCGCTGTTTGCCGTCGCGGCACTGGCGCTGGGCGGCGGCATGCTGGCGCCGATTGCGCTGTTTTTTGGGGCGCATTTTCTGCCGCTGATGGCGTTTTTCGGTGGTCTGATCAATACGCTGCTGCTCTATCTGATTGCGACCCGCAACGGCTCCACCTCCACCACCGTTCTCGTTCTGGCCGGTATTGCGATTGCCGCGCTCAGCGCCGCATTGATGGGGTTGATGATGTTCGTGGCCGATGACCGGGCGCTGCGCGACATCACCTTCTGGAGCCTTGGCTCGCTGGGCGGAGCGACGTCTTTGAAAATCTGGACGACGCTGCCGTTTTTCCTCCTCCTTCTCGCCAGCATTCCCTTCGTGTCGAAGGGGCTGGATGCGCTGATTCTGGGAGATGCCGTTGCCTTTCACATGGGCATACCGGTGCAGCGCCTGAAGCGCGTCGTCATCGTTGCCGTTGCCGCCGCCTGCGGAGCGAGCGTTGCAGCGGCTGGGTCGATCGGTTTCGTGGGCATCGTCGTGCCGCATCTGCTGCGGCTTGTCATCGGTTCGTCGCACCGGTTTCTGCTGCCCGCCTCCGCCATCGGCGGGGCAGCATTGCTGCTTCTGGCCGACAGTTTCGCGCGCACCGTGGCAGCACCCGCCGAACTGCCCATCGGCGTCGTCACCGCTCTGATCGGTGCGCCGGTCTTCCTGTTTCTGCTGTTGGGCCGTGACAACGGGCTGGGTCTGAGGAACGTGTCATGA
- the rpoH gene encoding RNA polymerase sigma factor RpoH produces MARNSLPSITAGEAGLNRYLDEIRKFPMLEPQEEYMLGKRYAEHGDRDAAHRLVTSHLRLVAKIAMGYRGYGLPIGEVVSEGNVGLMQAVKKFDPERGFRLATYAMWWIKASIQEYILRSWSLVKMGTTANQKRLFFNLRRLKGKIQAIDDGDLKPEHVTEIATKLQVSEEEVISMNRRLHGDASLNAPIKAAEGEAGQWQDWLVDDHDSQETVLIEQDELDTRRRMLAKAMGVLNERERRIFEARRLSEDPVTLEDLSTEFDISRERVRQIEVRAFEKVQEAVQKEALEAAKALRVVDA; encoded by the coding sequence ATGGCCCGCAATAGTTTGCCTTCCATTACCGCCGGTGAAGCCGGTCTTAATCGATATCTCGATGAAATCCGCAAGTTCCCGATGCTGGAGCCGCAGGAAGAATACATGCTTGGCAAACGTTATGCCGAACATGGTGACCGCGATGCAGCACACAGGCTTGTGACGAGTCACCTGCGTCTCGTGGCGAAGATCGCCATGGGCTACCGCGGCTATGGCCTGCCGATTGGCGAAGTGGTTTCCGAAGGCAATGTGGGCCTGATGCAGGCGGTCAAGAAATTCGACCCCGAGCGCGGCTTTCGTCTGGCGACCTATGCCATGTGGTGGATCAAGGCGTCCATTCAAGAATACATTCTGCGCTCATGGTCGTTGGTGAAGATGGGCACGACGGCCAATCAGAAGCGCCTCTTCTTCAACCTGCGTCGCCTCAAGGGCAAGATACAAGCTATCGACGACGGCGATCTGAAGCCGGAGCATGTAACCGAAATCGCGACCAAGCTTCAGGTGTCGGAAGAAGAGGTCATTTCGATGAACCGCCGCCTGCACGGCGACGCATCGCTCAACGCGCCGATCAAGGCTGCGGAAGGCGAAGCGGGCCAATGGCAGGACTGGTTGGTCGATGACCACGACAGTCAGGAAACCGTGCTGATCGAGCAGGACGAACTCGATACGCGTAGACGCATGCTGGCGAAGGCCATGGGCGTGTTGAACGAGCGCGAACGCCGAATTTTCGAGGCGCGCCGCCTGTCGGAAGATCCTGTTACGCTGGAAGACCTGTCTACCGAGTTCGATATCAGCCGCGAGCGCGTGCGCCAGATCGAAGTACGCGCTTTCGAAAAGGTTCAGGAAGCTGTCCAGAAGGAAGCGCTGGAGGCGGCCAAGGCTCTGCGTGTCGTCGACGCTTAA
- the ung gene encoding uracil-DNA glycosylase — protein sequence MAEAGVKLEESWKHVLSAEFASPYMLKLKEFLLAEKNAGKHIFPKGSEYFRALDLTPLDEVKVVILGQDPYHGEGQAHGLCFSVQPGVRVPPSLVNIYKELQSDLGIVPVRHGFLESWAKQGVLLLNSVLTVEQSRAASHQGQGWEKFTDAVIRTVNDECDGVVFLLWGSYAQKKAAFVDQSKHLVLKSPHPSPLSAHNGFFGNHHFSKANEFLVSKGREPIDWQLPADV from the coding sequence ATGGCAGAGGCAGGCGTCAAACTGGAAGAAAGCTGGAAACACGTTCTTTCCGCAGAATTCGCCAGCCCCTACATGCTCAAGCTGAAAGAGTTTCTACTTGCCGAGAAAAATGCGGGCAAGCATATCTTTCCCAAGGGCAGCGAGTATTTTCGCGCTCTCGACCTGACGCCGCTGGACGAGGTCAAAGTCGTCATTCTCGGGCAGGACCCTTATCACGGGGAAGGGCAAGCGCATGGCCTGTGTTTTTCCGTGCAGCCGGGCGTCCGCGTGCCGCCATCGCTCGTCAATATCTACAAGGAATTGCAGAGCGATCTGGGTATTGTGCCCGTGCGCCATGGCTTTCTGGAAAGCTGGGCAAAGCAAGGTGTGCTGTTGCTCAACAGCGTGCTGACGGTGGAACAATCCCGTGCAGCCTCGCATCAGGGGCAGGGCTGGGAAAAGTTCACCGATGCCGTCATCCGCACCGTGAATGACGAGTGCGATGGCGTGGTCTTCTTACTGTGGGGTTCCTACGCGCAGAAGAAGGCGGCCTTCGTGGACCAGTCCAAGCATCTGGTCCTCAAATCACCGCATCCCTCACCGCTCTCGGCCCATAACGGCTTCTTTGGAAACCACCATTTTTCGAAAGCCAACGAGTTTCTGGTTTCTAAAGGCCGGGAGCCAATCGACTGGCAGTTGCCAGCCGATGTCTGA
- a CDS encoding YbaN family protein, which yields MRILYLCLGWLMVATGIVGAFLPILPTTPFLLIALWCFSKSSPKLEAWLLSHPKFGPSLRNWREKGAVPRKAKIAAVSLMTMSYAIFWFGTEPTALRATIVAAVMLGAALYVSTRPEP from the coding sequence ATGCGCATCCTTTATCTCTGTCTTGGCTGGCTCATGGTTGCCACCGGCATCGTCGGTGCCTTCCTGCCGATTTTGCCTACGACGCCGTTTTTGCTGATCGCGCTCTGGTGCTTCTCCAAATCATCGCCGAAGCTGGAGGCGTGGCTTCTGTCCCACCCCAAATTTGGCCCGTCGCTCAGAAACTGGCGGGAAAAAGGTGCCGTCCCGCGCAAGGCGAAAATCGCCGCCGTGTCTTTGATGACAATGAGTTACGCGATCTTCTGGTTCGGTACCGAGCCAACGGCGCTACGGGCAACCATCGTCGCCGCCGTCATGCTGGGCGCTGCCCTCTACGTCTCGACCCGGCCCGAACCCTGA
- a CDS encoding VOC family protein, with amino-acid sequence MLNQIKGLHHVTSMAASARGNNRFFTDTLGLRRVKKTVNFDAPDVYHLYYGDEVGTPGSVMTYFPFPHIARGRQGTGEVGTTLFSVPEGSLGYWQDRFIKANVDGLKADEAFGNKRLHFAGPDGDGFALVEIKDDERAQWTANGVGEDQAIRGFQGASLRLQDEGATAELLKFMGYQEVDRQDGVLRLGMPGGNGADVIDIETMPNISGARAGAGSVHHIAFAVENREKQLEVRKALMDTGYQVTPVIDRDYFWAIYFRTPGGVLFEIATNEPGFDRDEDTAHLGEALQLPSQHAHLRATLEQHLEPLDDSAK; translated from the coding sequence ATGCTGAACCAGATCAAAGGCTTGCACCACGTGACATCCATGGCCGCGAGTGCGCGTGGTAACAACCGTTTCTTCACCGACACGCTCGGCCTGCGCCGGGTCAAAAAGACCGTAAACTTCGATGCGCCCGATGTCTATCACCTCTATTACGGTGACGAAGTCGGCACGCCCGGCTCGGTCATGACGTACTTTCCGTTCCCGCACATTGCGCGCGGTCGCCAGGGCACTGGCGAAGTCGGTACCACGTTGTTTTCCGTGCCCGAGGGATCTCTGGGTTACTGGCAAGATCGTTTCATCAAGGCCAATGTCGATGGCTTGAAGGCCGATGAAGCCTTTGGCAACAAGCGCCTGCATTTTGCCGGTCCTGATGGCGATGGCTTTGCGCTGGTGGAAATCAAGGACGACGAGCGCGCGCAATGGACCGCCAATGGCGTTGGCGAAGATCAGGCCATCAGGGGTTTTCAGGGCGCTTCGCTGCGCCTTCAGGATGAGGGTGCCACAGCTGAACTGTTGAAGTTCATGGGGTACCAGGAAGTGGACCGCCAGGATGGCGTGTTGCGGCTGGGCATGCCCGGCGGCAATGGGGCCGATGTCATCGACATTGAAACCATGCCGAATATTTCAGGCGCACGGGCTGGTGCCGGTTCTGTCCACCATATCGCCTTTGCGGTCGAAAACCGTGAGAAGCAGCTGGAAGTCCGCAAGGCTCTGATGGATACGGGTTATCAGGTCACGCCGGTCATCGACCGTGATTACTTCTGGGCGATCTATTTCCGCACGCCCGGTGGCGTTCTGTTCGAGATTGCCACCAACGAGCCCGGCTTCGACCGTGACGAGGACACGGCGCATTTGGGCGAGGCGCTGCAATTGCCTTCGCAGCACGCACATCTGCGCGCCACGCTGGAGCAGCATCTGGAACCGCTGGACGATAGCGCAAAGTAA